Genomic segment of Arvicola amphibius chromosome 7, mArvAmp1.2, whole genome shotgun sequence:
GTAGAAGAATCAAATTTCACAGAGATGCTTTGAGCTAATCACGGAAGCCAGAGAGTCTGACCCAGCAGCCTCTGAGAGAGTCCATGAGGTTAAAAAGTCCTTCCAGATGAAGGTCCGGTCAGGTCAGGGTTTATCAAGCTACTGTAACCATCAACAATACTGGTGGATCTTCTGACAGAAGTGACGGGTGCAGTGGCCCTAGACACTGGAAGTTAGGCAGTCCTCTTGGCACCTACCAAGTCCTCATGTTCAGTGCTGTGACCTCATGGAGGAGCATTTCAGTGAAGCAAACCTCTGCCTTCTACTTTGGGGTCCAATTTCTCCTCTTTATCAAGTGAAAGATGGGCCTTGGCTCCCAAGGTCACGGGTCCACAGTCTGCTTTGTGCTTTACAGTGCTGGTTTCTGTCCCTCTTAGGAACAGTAACATCATAGCAAGGGAAGCATGAAGAGGCAAGCCAGCACCAGGAGGTAGGGCGTGGGGACACTGCCGCCAGATGTCCTCTGTGCGTGCATGACAGCGAAGACTGCGTTCGTGTGGTTAGTCGGCAACTCGACATTGCAGATCATCCCTTCACAGCAAGACCTGCACtcctggagaggaaggaaagggtcgGGAGTGAGGGGCAGGAAGACGGAGGgaaccaacaaaagaaagaaggacagatgCTGGAGTGGACAGTCCAGCCTGTGCACTGCCCGGCTTGTGGGTACCTTCCCCTGCAGTGGGCTGAGCTAAGACCATCCTGAGAGGTTTCATCCTAactctggatgtgtctgtgtcAAACCCAAGCATGAGTGAGGTGAAGAAGGGAAGCTGAATCAGGCTGTCTGAGTTGCCAAATCTTGACAGGTTTACTAGAAAacggtgaaaccaaagaaaagttAGGAACTTTCAGGACTTGTCATTGGTTTCTTTTTTAGTGTTGCCTGTTAACTAATAATGGTGAGTTGCTATTCACCATTGGGTCTGCCACTTCACCCAAGTCCCATTATTACTGCATTGACAGTATGAAAAAAAAGCCATATGTTCTTATGAGTGTTTTCAAGGGAAGCAATCTCTGATGGTAACAGCAATGCATGCTGGGCCCGAAGCCATGAGCTCATGAACTAGCCACTCTTCCAGGTTTCCAGGCCAATGAGGCAGAAGAAAGGCAGCAACTCCCAGCATCGCCATCATTCATTGGTTGTCCAGTCAGCTGCCCATCAGATCCACCCAGGGTCTTTTTCAAATcttgctatgtggcccaggcAGACTTCACACTCACAATCCTTCTGcatcagcctccagagtagcaggattacaagtgtgagctcTGGCACCCAGCCTGGGGTACTTTCTTGATCCCCTGGACCTCTACGCGAAGTTCCATTTCAGTCAGTCTAGGATGCTGCCTTCCCACCTCACCAGCACGCCTCGTCTTCGCTGCCCTTGTGTGATCAGAGCCAAAAGCCACGGATGTCAGGGTCACTGACTTTCATGCTCCATCACATTCTAAAATCTCATCACTACACATGAACTTTCAAGTCATTTTTCCTCCAAAAGTTTAGGATCTCTGCATATAAGAGCACATTCTTGTTTGAGATGCTAGAGTGAGCATATTAAAGGATCGGTTGATCCAATATGCGTCTAGACTTTATCTTATTCTCTTAGACTCTTTCTCCACTGAGCACAGATGGAGAGGGAGACAATGTTTCAAAGGCAAAAGTCCTTTCTACCAGGTAGTACCCTGGGAAGTGGGCGGGGTGATTTTAGCCAGGAACAGAACACGTCGTCATCTATTCTCCAGTGCATCTCACGTTCAAGGATGGCGTGTTCCTGAGCTTCTAAAGCAGGCTTCTGACTACTCATGCAAGTTCTGAAGCCCGAGTCTGGCTCTGTAGCCTGAAAACTATCATTCATTCTTaataccatttcttttttaagacagactATCTTCGAATGTCTGCTCTCCACACTGGCACTGTCACGCATCTTTTTGTCAGAGTACACCCATCCAACACATTGCTCCTCCTTGGTTCTCCCATGATGCTTAActtaccaccatcaccatgaaACCTGGGGAagtaactacacacacacacacacacacacacacacacacacacagtctttacCGTGTGTTCCGAGTCTTGGCTGTGACGGCAGCCCACGAAGTGGCATTCATTTTTAGAGGCACACTTTTTAGTGATGGACGTACTTCTTCCGTGGCTAGTGAAGTGGTGGACAGTCAAACAATACTGTGTATCTAGggaaatttaacaacaacaacaaaaggcccTTTTATTTCCCATTTTGCAAAAGAGAGCCCTCAACCATCATGCTAGAAATGACTAAAATTCGAGATAATCTTTAGGCTTCTAGGTGAGAAATTCAATAGCAGTGAATATTAGAGTTTTTAGGCGGTGTTTCTGTAAAGGCATCAGCTCCTGGAGTACACATGTACTTTGAGAATGAATACAAATGGGTAGCCAGTTCCTTTGGCATTAGCTGAAGCCAAGAAAAATGTGCAGAGTTTTATCACTCCTTGGGTCTGCTCACCAAATATGAGAGTATTTATGCCCCTAGtctgccctttcttcctctgaagcATGCATTCTAGAACTCTAAATGAAGACAAGAACTGTGAGCACAGAAACAAAGATTCTGAAAACTTAGCACCTCGCTCATTATTTGATTCTTGCAGGCTAAGAGGTGAATGGGTCTCCAGCTACGTATCAGGTCACCTCCCTTTCTCATCTTGCGTATTCATATTCTAAGCCTTCTAACATGCCGGACTCTCTCATCAATGTATTccactcttcctctccccttcactTCATGCTCCCCACTCATGCCTGTTCTATGTAGTTGGCTCATTTCCGTAGTTAGCCTTACGGCATTAACCACCCATTCTATGAAGGCattctttttagaaagagattcGTGTGACATCACAGGATATTCTGTTTGAGCTCTGTGTTTCCTCCGTCTCTACCACAGACCACGGAAATGCTTGTTAATTTATTCACCATGGATCCCAATAGTCAGTTGACTGGGGGGAAATGGACCAAGATTGAGAAGATGGAGTTTTTAGAACTATCACAAGTAAGTCCTGTTCGATCCTCTGAGATCactgtatattttaataaaatgcactATGTACAGTGGCATTTTGATAACTTTAATAACATTTACAATGGCAAATACATTCATATTGTAGATTGGTAGTCAGTGACCTTCTAACTTGTGTTCATTCTTTCAGTTTTTATAGTGAACCTTTGGGAAGCCATAAACcatattaacatttttttgttattttagacaACAGCTCATTACGTAGTCCTGGCTGATCTAGAGCTCCCTagctagaccaggctgacctaaaactcacacagagatgatccttctgcctctggctcttgagtacggcattaaaggcatgcaccatcttGCCCACTGCCATACAGGTAGGAAGGTAGGATTAACCAAGTCAGGTCTCAAGGGTTTGTGGTCTACATCAGTACACTCGGCTGCCCCCCAGAATACTCAACATTAAAAGTAGCTGACTTTTGGAGTCTGAAGGAAAAGGAGGCATTAAATGTTCTGGGGAAGGTACTTAAACTCCAAACTCAGAAGAGCTGGGAGCTGGGGCTGCTTGTGTTTATCCAGAGCactgcacacatcacacacacgaaAGCATCCTCTGACCAGTCAACAAAAAGCTGGTGTAAATAACACAAGAAATAGCATGCTATCATGTGCTGTTACATAGACACCCTCTTTTGACAACAGTGACATACCACAAATGGAGcttcatagaaagaaagaaaatctgagagGACAAAGAACAATAGCCCGGGATGCTTGTCATGGAAGACTGGTCGACTATCACTTCCCAAATAACAGCAAAGGGAAGAGTAAGAAATGACACCTCCGTCATAATTCCAGATGGTTAACGTCTTTGAGACTTGAATAGCAGATGGTCAGAAAGGAGCTCTCATGCTGTTCTGGAATGTGAGGTCATTCCATGCTGGAAAGAGTGGGCTTCTCAGGTGGGCTTGGCAGAGACAACAGGCTGCCACTGTTAGTATAAGGGACACTGCTAGGGGATGGGAAGCTAAGGTCCCCTTTTTTGTTATCTGTGGTTCAAAAGAGATGTtattagggctggaaagatgactcagctcTTGTTGCTCCTCAGGGGGAGCTGGTTTCAGGGTTTCAGTTCCCAGTAGCCATGTGGAAACTAATGAGCATCTACAGTTCCAGCTGCAGGGgctccaatgtcttcttctggtctccttggacaccaggcatgcatgtagagcacagacatacatgcaagcaaaatactcatgcatataaaataaattagtctttaaaagatatttaaataaacaaaatagacgaTATTCTAAAACCTGAAGCAGATAAAAGATTTTCATTGATAAACAACACAATGGAGCATTGTGCACATAGTAGGCATAGACTTTGAGGGTCAATTCAAAGAATAGCATGATCCATAAAGGGAAGACCAATGAGCAGATAAACTTTAAAGCTATTCTAACCCTTCTATTTGGTGTTCAGAGGAAATTTAAAGCAAATTGTTAAAGAATGATATCCACTATCTGAAATAAATTAGGAGAAACAGTTATCAACCAACCTTAAAACTAAAACAGTTGTTACCAATCCATCTCTTCCTAAGTGTATTTGAAGTCCCCTCTGTGGGAtggaactcatgcctggtactgttaCCTGGGCCAAAACTCTATGGCTCGCTAGGTCCTAAGAGAGAACCTTCTgctattgttctgctaaatggacatagtaataCATCGTCCCTTCAGTTCTTACCTTTATTTCTATAGATTAGCGcctctctcaaccctcatcaaagaatcaattaatacagagacctacaactggTCAGTGTGCAGAGGACAAGAATGTGGAACATTCACTGCTGAATGGAACAGCTGTATCACGGTCCCTCTtctcaaggaaagaaagatagCTAAGATTTTAAGCGCCAGGGAGAGTGAactcattggatttttttttttaaaaaaaaaagagcccacaAAAATTGGGAAAGAATAGTGGTGTGTGTAGAGGAAGGGGATAAGGGAGAAATTGGAGGGGAGTGAAAAAATGCTTTGACTAAAATGAATTCTACACATGTAAAAAATTCTAAATagaaaaaatcctttaaaataacaGATTTTTTGTGGAAAAGTGAAAAATTCACACAATTAGACATGTACAAGAATATAATAATTTAAGAGCAATCAatctacagaaaaataaaagaacctcaagaaaaaaaagattctagtaATTGATTCTTCTAGAAAAGAGGTAATGACAAACCTTGACCATATGGATGCTGTGGC
This window contains:
- the Lypd6b gene encoding ly6/PLAUR domain-containing protein 6B, whose translation is MQEVRMLLLCHVLAVTILQILIFSENWAFAKNINFYNVRPPLDPTPFPNSFKCFTCENAGDNYNCNRWAEDKWCPQDTQYCLTVHHFTSHGRSTSITKKCASKNECHFVGCRHSQDSEHTECRSCCEGMICNVELPTNHTNAVFAVMHAQRTSGGSVPTPYLLVLACLFMLPLL